In Streptomyces ambofaciens ATCC 23877, a single genomic region encodes these proteins:
- a CDS encoding extracellular solute-binding protein, whose amino-acid sequence MKRKLIAAIGIAGMMVSIAACGGDDGDDGKKAGADGYAGETLTVWVMDGSSPDDWQADLAKEFEAKTKAKVKFEIQKWNGIQQKLTTALSEENPPDVFEIGNTQTPAYAKTGGLADLGDLKSEIGADWSESLNKSAVFEDKQYAAPWFVVNRVVIYNKKIWADAGIKGTPKTRDEFYDALKTIGEKTDAEPIYLPGQNWYHFVGLAIGEGAELVKKDGDKYVSNLGDPKIAAATETYKKFQALSKAPKDKDEATPQQGEIFAKGKTGAIIGMGWEGGTAIATNPAIEKDLGYFTIPGPTADKPEGVFLGGSNLAVAAGSKKQELAKEFLKIALSDKYEGALAKANGVIPNKDALQSNLQGNAAAEAAAPASAGGDTTPLIPEWAAVENDPNPIKTYLTAVLKGKSPAEAAEQVEGEFNKRLAQQQ is encoded by the coding sequence GTGAAGCGCAAGCTGATAGCCGCGATCGGTATCGCGGGCATGATGGTCTCGATCGCGGCGTGCGGGGGCGACGACGGCGACGACGGCAAGAAGGCCGGGGCGGACGGTTACGCCGGTGAGACGCTCACCGTGTGGGTGATGGACGGGTCCTCGCCGGACGACTGGCAGGCCGACCTCGCCAAGGAGTTCGAGGCGAAGACCAAGGCCAAGGTCAAGTTCGAGATCCAGAAGTGGAACGGTATCCAGCAGAAGCTGACCACCGCCCTCTCCGAGGAGAACCCGCCCGACGTCTTCGAGATCGGCAACACCCAGACGCCGGCCTACGCCAAGACCGGCGGCCTCGCCGACCTGGGCGACCTCAAGAGCGAGATCGGCGCCGACTGGTCCGAGTCCCTCAACAAGTCCGCCGTCTTCGAGGACAAGCAGTACGCCGCCCCGTGGTTCGTGGTGAACCGCGTGGTCATCTACAACAAGAAGATCTGGGCGGACGCGGGCATCAAGGGCACGCCCAAGACCCGCGACGAGTTCTACGACGCCCTCAAGACGATCGGCGAGAAGACCGACGCCGAGCCGATCTACCTGCCCGGCCAGAACTGGTACCACTTCGTGGGCCTGGCCATCGGCGAGGGCGCCGAGCTGGTCAAGAAGGACGGCGACAAGTACGTCTCCAACCTGGGCGACCCGAAGATCGCCGCCGCCACGGAGACCTACAAGAAGTTCCAGGCCCTCTCCAAGGCGCCCAAGGACAAGGACGAGGCCACCCCGCAGCAGGGTGAGATCTTCGCCAAGGGCAAGACCGGCGCCATCATCGGCATGGGCTGGGAGGGCGGCACGGCGATCGCCACCAACCCGGCGATCGAGAAGGACCTCGGCTACTTCACCATCCCGGGTCCCACGGCCGACAAGCCCGAGGGCGTCTTCCTCGGCGGCTCCAACCTGGCCGTCGCCGCGGGCAGCAAGAAGCAGGAGCTCGCCAAGGAGTTCCTGAAGATCGCGCTGTCCGACAAGTACGAGGGCGCGCTGGCCAAGGCCAACGGCGTCATCCCGAACAAGGACGCGCTGCAGAGCAACCTGCAGGGCAACGCCGCCGCCGAGGCGGCCGCGCCGGCCTCCGCGGGCGGTGACACCACGCCGCTGATCCCGGAGTGGGCCGCGGTCGAGAACGACCCGAACCCGATCAAGACCTACCTGACGGCCGTGCTGAAGGGGAAGTCCCCGGCCGAGGCCGCCGAGCAGGTCGAGGGCGAGTTCAACAAGCGCCTGGC
- a CDS encoding GntR family transcriptional regulator gives MSTDVSSAENEGGATVRTARVPKYYRLKKHLLDMTRTQAPGTPVPPERTLAAEFDTSRTTVRQALQELVVEGRLERIQGKGTFVAKPKVSQALQLTSYTEDMRAQGLEPTSQLLDIGYITADDRLAGLLDITAGGRVLRIERLRMANGEPMAIETTHLSAKRFPALRRSLVKYTSLYTALAEVYDVHLAEAEETIETSLATPREAGLLGTDVGLPMLMLSRHSQDRTGQPVEWVRSVYRGDRYKFVARLKRPQD, from the coding sequence ATGAGCACCGACGTCAGCAGTGCGGAGAACGAGGGTGGGGCGACCGTCCGTACCGCGCGCGTGCCCAAGTACTACCGACTGAAGAAGCACCTGCTCGACATGACCCGGACGCAGGCACCGGGCACTCCGGTCCCCCCTGAGCGCACCCTGGCCGCGGAGTTCGACACCTCGCGCACGACGGTGCGCCAGGCCTTGCAGGAACTGGTCGTCGAGGGGCGCCTGGAGCGCATCCAGGGCAAGGGCACCTTCGTCGCCAAGCCCAAGGTCTCGCAGGCCCTGCAACTCACCTCGTACACCGAGGACATGCGGGCGCAGGGCCTCGAACCCACCTCGCAGCTGCTGGACATCGGCTACATCACCGCCGACGACCGGCTCGCCGGGCTGCTGGACATCACGGCCGGCGGGCGGGTACTGCGCATCGAGCGGCTGCGCATGGCCAACGGCGAGCCCATGGCGATCGAGACCACCCACCTGTCGGCCAAGCGCTTCCCGGCGCTGCGCAGGTCCCTGGTGAAGTACACGTCCCTCTACACGGCGCTCGCCGAGGTCTACGACGTCCATCTCGCCGAGGCCGAGGAGACCATCGAGACCTCGCTGGCCACCCCGCGCGAGGCCGGTCTGCTCGGCACCGACGTCGGCCTGCCCATGCTGATGCTCTCCCGGCACTCGCAGGACCGCACGGGCCAGCCCGTGGAGTGGGTGCGCTCGGTGTACCGGGGCGACCGCTACAAGTTCGTGGCCCGGCTGAAGCGGCCCCAGGACTAG